A window of the Lactuca sativa cultivar Salinas chromosome 7, Lsat_Salinas_v11, whole genome shotgun sequence genome harbors these coding sequences:
- the LOC111895118 gene encoding pollen-specific leucine-rich repeat extensin-like protein 2, with protein MIRSIEEADKPAKRGKKPESQKEGPKKPARRLILQSFSDSDLEYVPPKQKNAPPSDSESESSDEEASDRGDTPPRSPTPEILVRSFPPSPPPVTIPVSIPPVSPISTSQPFTIIPIPTPIFTDTTTTTSTTKPAFTAPNPPVTEPTFTNKPPPSSKPFSRTQSTETTLILRGEDLEFYSTYFSPYLVQSEDDDDEPITKRHLKAVNDKLDQLLSSSSSGAHSEAALNALFSSVVAEHSATLSAAAKAIEASSSQCKQVSLVVDASTKECKEATTKVNKLVSEAHLFLDSLQAAAAKNAETINTSLETLQKTLRSECSNLEAA; from the exons ATGATTCGttccattgaagaggctgacaagccagccAAGAGGGGTAAGAAGCCTGAATCGCAGAAGGAGGGACCA AAGAAGCCTGCTAGGagacttattcttcaatcctTTAGCGATTCGGATTTAGAATATGTTCCTCCTAAGCAGAAGAACGCTCCACCTTCAGATTCTGAGAGCGAAAGTTCTGATGAAGAGGCTTCAGACCGAGGGGACACTCCGCCTCGCTCCCCTACTCCAGAAATTCTAGTTCGTTCTTttcctccttcacctccacctgttaCCATTCCAGTTTCTATTCCTCCTGTCTCTCCAATATCCACCTCTCAACCATTCACTATAATTCCCATTCCCACTCCtattttcacagatacaaccaCTACCACTTCCACCACTAAACCTGCCTTTACCGCTCCCaatccacctgtaaccgaacctactTTCACAAACAaacctcctccttcttcaaaacccTTCTCTCGTACACAATCTACTGAAACAACCCTTATTTTgcgcggtgaggacttggaattctATTCCACATATTTCAGTCCTTATCTAGTGCAGAGCGAGGATGATGACGACGAGCCAATTACCAAACGTCATCTCAAAGCAGTAAATGACAAGCTAGATCAATtgctttcctcttcttcctctgGTGCCCATTCAGAAGCTGCTTTAAATGCATTGTTCTCGTCGGTTGTTGCCGAACACAGTGCTACCCTATCTGCTGCAGCCAAGGCTATTGAAGCCTCCTCTTCCCAATGTAAACAGGTTTCTCTCGTTGTTGATGCCTCgactaaggagtgcaaggaagcgaccaCAAAAGTCAATAAACTAGTTTCAGAAGCTCACTTGTTTCTAGATTCCTTGCAGGCTGCTGCTGCCAAGAATGCTGAAACTATCAACACTTCATTAGAGACTCTTCAAAAGACTCTTCGATCTGAGTGTTCGAACCTGGAAGCGGCAtga